The Theobroma cacao cultivar B97-61/B2 chromosome 1, Criollo_cocoa_genome_V2, whole genome shotgun sequence genome contains the following window.
CCGAATAACAAATAagtttcaaacaatattttgCAAGATAATTGAATAACTTAGTAGACATTGTACCTtggaaaaatattaatatcaaTCTGCAAGCTGCGGACTCTGCTTGTCCACCCCTCATTTTTTCTATAAGATCCTCACACTTCCAAAAGAGTTTCTTCCCTCTGGGGTCATCACTTCCGTGAAAAATCCTACTAACAAAATCAAGTTCTCTCATAAGAGCCTCCCTATCCCAGGCTGGAGCACAATGTTGGAAGACATCTTTAACCCAACCTAACAGCTCAGATGTTCGATTACAAGCTCGGCACCGAAAAAGCATTTCAGTAGGACCTGCTCCACTCTTAACGGAAGGACCCATACAAATTTGCCCATCACGAATAGCACAATCAGTATGAGTCCAATGAGAACACAAATCACAACCAATCCAGCGGCAGGTATTTACTTCAAAATCGAACTTGTTGCAGATAACACACATACAAAGATTGCAAAATCCATTCCTATTGGCACATATTTCACAGGTGCAGTCATCTGCAGGTAGCTGGTTTTGGCATGCTATATTTCTGCATCTTTTGTACACAAAAACCTCAATGAGAGAAGTTTGGGACAAACTGATGTTTGGATGCAAGAATGCCTGAATTCCCATATTTATTGCAACAAGGATTTCCAGTTGTGCCCGGTGTGCTCTAATCAATGTCTTAGCTGTTAAATCAGATCTACTTTGAACAAACTTCTGCAAAATCAAAAACTCCTCCCTGTTTTGTGAACCACCATTGCCCTCCAGGATAGCCCTGAGTTGATTCTTTAGCTCATCTAGAAACTCATCAGGTAGGTGCTGCATCTTTTCAGAGATAACATCAACTCTTTCTCTTGCAATGTCTCGAAGTGTTATCTTATCAGCACTAGAAACACGGCGAATGACAGACTGCTCAGGGCAATCATTTTCAGTTTTcccattttccattttcttggCTGTGACAGCATCAGCAGTAGGCCAAGTCTCTCGTGAGCTGGCACTCTCGGTAGGAGACTCATGAATGTTATCTGAGTTTGATCTGGGTTCTTGGGCATCGGGTGATAAGCGAGGATCTGAGGATACTAAGGACAACGAAGTTTGTAAGCTCCCTGGTCGTGGTTGTTGACGTGGGGGCAACATCTTCGACGAATGCTGGTGGTTAATATTAGAACCAGATGATGTTCCCATAGATAAAATCTTGATTACTCTGTAACTAAGAGCAACTTCTGAGTCATTATCTAAGCACGACTTAGtatcataataatataaatttaagtgtCTTTCTACTAAGGCTCCCGATTGATTGCTGCTTGATTTTCGCTATAtgcttctttacttcttcaaaagttgttttaaagcaaaagcaaaagcaaataataaaaaacaaaatcatgattgatttaaaataaagacCTGATTAACATGTAATTCTATTCCAATATAATTGTTCCATATAAAACTAAGATCATATATTTCAGCACtaaaaattacatttaaaaCAGTCCACATTACAGATAACCAATTCTCTATCCTCAATACTTAGAAAAAATTGTGGTTTTGTTCATATCTACTTCGTGACCCCAACTAAATTGACCAAAGAGTTTaatccaaaattcaaaattgatGTCAACATCCAAACACTCAAGGCTTTTCAAAACCACCCCAAATTCGTtcctttcaaaagaaaaaaaagaaaaaaaaagaaaaacctatCTTACAaaataacccaaaaaaaatcctaaacaAATCCGTTTCAAACATAAGTTCTTCTGATCCCGTACAGTCAACTATGTGATATCGATGCGTCAAAACCCTAATCTAAGTCAAAACCTAGCAAAAAACCCAATTCCAAATTCAACCAACTAGGAAATGTTTACCTAATCCAGAaaccaaaaactaaaaaccaGCGCATTTCACTAATCAAACAAACTCGAAACTCATATGAAACTAAAATCATGAAACAAAACcctaaaattaaaagagtagAATTGAAGGAAAGGTTATACCTTTAACGAGGATCGAGTCGTAGAGTCCGATCGGCGGAGACTGGAGAAGGAGAGATTGACCCGAGTCGGAGAGTCGCTCAAGAAAATGGGGACATTTGATTTATAGCCTTTTTTGATCCAAAGGCTCACGTTTGTTTCCTGAATATGCAACGATGATGCCGACGTGGGATAAAGATGTAGTTTTTAGAGGTTTTGGGGGCCTActttaataatgaaataaaatttcttttagtagATGAATTGAGTGGGtcaacatgaaaataaaaataaaacaactaaGATACAGCTTGTGTAATTATGTCTATGACCATTTCTTAAGTTGTTATTCAAtgtatttattttctcatcaGGAATAATGCAGTAATTATATATATCcgtcaacattttttttattaatattgttgttaattaataaaattgtaGTGCGAGTTAAGAGTTGATTGATGTATGAACCAGAACCATGAAGTtgtaatcaaataaatattatattgtaGATAAACTATCCCTATGATGTGTTTAATTGTTCTCTAATTCTTtctactttaaaaaaaattataaattatttaaaaaaattaaataaatttttattcttttattgctttCAGTCAAGTCTTCTTCACTTATATCTTggatcaaataaattcttttaactAACGGTTGATAACGTGACGTTAATCCAAAcgtcatttgttattttatgcTCACGTGATATTGAtgtgaaagataaaaaatattacgTAATTATGTCATTACGT
Protein-coding sequences here:
- the LOC18612438 gene encoding OBERON-like protein, whose translation is MGTSSGSNINHQHSSKMLPPRQQPRPGSLQTSLSLVSSDPRLSPDAQEPRSNSDNIHESPTESASSRETWPTADAVTAKKMENGKTENDCPEQSVIRRVSSADKITLRDIARERVDVISEKMQHLPDEFLDELKNQLRAILEGNGGSQNREEFLILQKFVQSRSDLTAKTLIRAHRAQLEILVAINMGIQAFLHPNISLSQTSLIEVFVYKRCRNIACQNQLPADDCTCEICANRNGFCNLCMCVICNKFDFEVNTCRWIGCDLCSHWTHTDCAIRDGQICMGPSVKSGAGPTEMLFRCRACNRTSELLGWVKDVFQHCAPAWDREALMRELDFVSRIFHGSDDPRGKKLFWKCEDLIEKMRGGQAESAACRLILIFFQELDMDSPTSLENGEAGRLIAPQEACNRIADVVQEAMRKMEMVADEKMRMFKKARLSLDACDRELEDKAKEVAELKLERQKKKLQIEELERIVRLKQAEADMFQLKANEAKREAERLQRIALAKSDKSEEEYASCYLKLRLSEAEAEKQFLFEKIKLQESSRASQSSSGGDPSQVLMYSKIHDLLHGYNIPSKTESQPNERHSFRTNP